Below is a window of Halalkalicoccus subterraneus DNA.
CCGTGTTCCGGTCGTTTGCGCGGCTGTCTGGAATCCGATTTTCTTTGTCGAGGCAGGCGTCCCAGAGGCGATCGAATTCTTCTTTGATTTGTTTCCGGTATAACTCAACACCACTTCGTGGGTCGTTGTCATTTACTGATACGACGTCTGCCTCGTCAATGCCGTATGCATCAGTAACGAATTCGAAGAGCCCGTCATAGGAGAGTTCTCCACTACGTGCAGCTTCCTCGAATCCGTCGAACATGTACACCCGCTTGGAGGTCCCGGAATCATCCTCTAACTGGAAGTCGTAGTACTGGAGCAGAGCGGCACAGAAGACACCGGGGATTGTACACTGAATAGCGAATTCTGCCCAGCGTTCCAGTGGCGTTGCTTCGACCAGCAGGTCCTGATACGCTTGGTACTGCTGGAATCGAGTGTAGTAGGAGCGGTCACGTACACGGACAGGGTTGTGAAGCATGAACACCGTCCCTGGCCACTCTCGACCGACACGCGAGTACGATTGAATGTATTCTGCTGTCTGACGTGGTAACCCGAAGAATCCGATGAAGTTGAGCCGTCCAATGTCAACACCGTGGCTGATCATGGAAGTAGCAATCAGCATATGGACGGGGTCAATTCCGTCTTCATCGTGATTCAGGAGTCTCCGCATGATTTCTCGGACATCACCGAGGTTGGTTTCTCCTGTCAGGAGCTCGCCTCGAAGTTCCGTATACGGATCGGTGTCGTCATTGAGATGCTGGTTAATCATCGTGCGGAGAACGCGCATCATCAGGTCTGTGTTGTCTTTCGAGTAGTGGTAGGAGACTTGGACCTCGTAATCATCCAAGACCGCCTGCAGAGCCTCCTCGCGTTCCTGTGGGTCTCCTGGGATGGCCGCGTCATCGATGTTGTAGGTATCGTTTACTTCTTGAATATCCTGAAACAGTTTTTCTGTGTCCGCCCGGTACTCTTGGATAATTCTGGCGTACTCTTCATGCACTTTCTCGATGGCGTAGGTCCGACTGACACTCCGTGGAATCGCGCCCACCATTTGTCGCTGGTTTCGAATCGGGTCTGCGTACGCGTAGAATGATTGACGGAGTCGCGGTCCTTTTTCTGGGAAGATGTTAGATGGCTTCTGGTAAAGAGCACGAACCTGCCGTTCAGCGCCTTCAATCGTTGCCGTCGCAGCAACGACCTTCATGTTCCAGTCTCCACCAGTGACCCGATCGTTGTACGCTTGAAGGAAGGTCTCGTAGTGACTGTCGAATGCTCCGAATTCCTCCCGTAGAAGGTGTAGTTCGTCTTGGATCAGTAATGACGGGGGATCAACTGGGTCAACTTCTTCCCAGTCTTCTTCGGAGCAATGCCCATCACCCAAAATCGCACTTTCTTGGACCACGCACTCACTTTCACCGGCGTACCCATGTTTTTCACATCGTATCTTGGCTTGCCCAAAGAGTGTCCGCATTCTTCGTTGCATCCCGATGATGCTGATCTTGTCAATCGTTGAGACGACAAATGTTGGTGAATAGCGGTAGACTTCACGGTCGGTGATATAAATCGGGAGTTCAGTCTCACTGCACTCGTCGTTGGTACACTGGTGGATGATTCGCCCTCGCTCTCTGTCACCTGTTATTTCAACGGTTTCTTTCTGACAGAAGGGGCACTCATCAACATAGAGCAAGTTTTCTTGCACTTCCTCGTCCTGCTGGGCTTCACGGAGTTTGTTTCGCCCTTCCTCTCGGAGAGCATTTGGTGTGTTTTGTTTTCCTACCAAGTACCCAATGGAGAACTCTTCACCTCCGATGTCGTATTCTCGTCGTAGGAGCTCCGCTTGTGCCAAGACGTTCGCTGCACGTTGGAGTTGCTGTAGGGAGAGGAACCGGAGTGGGAATTTTGTAAAGGCAGTCATTCCGTAGCCTTTCCCGCGAAGGCGATCGTGGAACGCGGTGAAGGTGACTACACCGAGGTACGCTTCGGTCTTTCCACCACCGGTTGGGAAGTAAATGATGTCCGCTGCGTCTAAGCTGTCGGTCATCCCTTCTGACTCGAAGTCAATATTGACATCTTCGTCTACTCCGGACGCTTGTTTGAGCATATCCGGGATAGACATGACAATGAAGACGATTTGGAACATCCGCCACCGGTCAAACCCAAGATTGGCAAATGCTTTGTTGCATAGCTTGAAGGACTTGTACGCCCGTTCATCTTTTCGGAGGCACTCGATGCCAGTCTTGAAACGTTCGTGTTCGTACTCGAACGCGGCTACTGCATCTTCGAAGTCATCTTCGGCTTCAACGGATTTCCCCTCCGTCATTTCATCTTTGATCGCACGATAGTCCTCAGCAGCCTCTTCCATCGTCGAGGAAATACGCTCAAGCCCCTCGAAGACTTCCTCACGGCCGTTCGCTCCTGCAAGGACCTCCATCGGAGCAACAATGTCCGCGGGATTTCGACTTAGGTACTTGGCTTGCTCGTATGTGGGGACGGTTTCTGTTCGGACTCCTATCGCATCGCTTGGGCCCGGATTTTTAGTATCACCGAATACGGGCTCTACTGCGCAATTCTCACCGACACCGTGAATTGTTCCATCGTACTGGTACTCGTCTTCGATTTCTTTTGATTTGAAAGCACCCAGCTCACATCCATCTAATTCGGCTTTCACGCCGACGTCGAAGAGAGTTGAACGCCAGTCCTCATACTCAGGGTCAGTCGAAGTTTCAAAGTCCTCACCGTGAGTGTTCACAAGCCGAGCCGTAACTGTGATGTACTCCTCTTCTGAATCAATTGGACTATCGTATCGGGCATTGAGTTCCAGACGAGCCTGCCAAAGCGGATCGATGGTAGTAGAAGTGTAAACCTCGTTCAGGTAATTCTGGAAGGCCTTTTGACTTTGGAGAGCTTGTACTGGTACTTGGTTAGCGGTGCCCTCCCCAACACCCTCTTTTCTCTCCCGGAAAGAGTTCTGTACACTCTTTGCCCGTTCAGTTGCGTCGGCGAGATCCAGAACTATCTTCTGGGGACTGTTCCCTTCGAGAAGGGTATGGATGTCCGACCCAGTGAGTTTGTAGGAGTCGAATTTGAACGGAATTTGTTCGTATACCCTGGTGAGTTGTTCATACCCATCAGCCTCGATTTGTTCTAATTCGACCTCTTCATCATCCTGATCAGAGTCGGGTTCGGTTTCTTCCAGCAGAACATCTGCATCCTCGTTGTCGTTAGCTTTGTTTCGTTGCTCGTCAAGTGTCGGGAACCGTCTCTGATAACCAGACGCTTTTGGTGTTACCTCGATTGTCGCGTCATCTTCGATATCAGCAGGAACGCGGAATTTTACCCCGATAGTAAACGGCGAAAGATCGTCAGAAAAATTCTGGAGAGTGTCATCTTCTGCCTGTGCTTCTCTGTATTCATACTGACTTACGAGCGCCCCAGCGAAATATTGGTTTGATGGTTGCGCTCCGTAGAGCGTTTTGGCGACCTCTCCTCGACCGGTTAGTCTGTCGATGAGTTGGTCGGTTATTGCACGGTTCACCAACTGGTGGCGGGGGTACGCAGAGTCGTCACCAGAGTCGTATGCTTCGTCGGGTGGGCGAGTGAACCGCGGGGCATCTTTTTGGGGAAAAGAACGTTCCATATTGGGATGTATCCTCCTTTGCTTCAGTCAGGTATAAAACCAATCCTCCTGGCGTTTCGTAGAGCAAGGGGTCAGAATCAAATGCGATCCTATACGGCACTTTGCCACCGGCCCACTGAATTCAAGGGAACTGTCCCAATATCCTGGATATCAGTTACGGTGTGAACCTTGACAAATGGACGTCCAGAGTCATCTGTAGGATCAAGGTCAGACAACCGGATATCTAATTCCTCATCGATAACCGGGTCACTCCCATCATCCTGCATTAGCGCCTCTTGACTCCTCTGTTTCAGCAAATCAATAAATCCACTCTTAATACGCCGAATTTTGTGGTTTGCTGTCCATACATTTTCGAATTCTTCTAAGACTTCCTCCATCTCATAAGCGCGTGCTAACGCATGCAGACTGTCTTTTGACCTTGGAAGATGGATATCTCCAGAGTACCAAGCTCGGTACGTTGACCGTCTCTTGTTCACACCCTCATCCTCTAACCGCTTAATGAACTCGTCTAGGCTGTCTCCACGCCGTTCAATTTCGGTGTGGAGTTGGTTTTTCCACAGGCGGGCGTACCCAATGAGGTCAATGTGCCCACTATCTAGTAGTAACTTCTCCACAGAGTCCCGAATCGCATCTTGATCCTCAATAGCGACTACTTGCTCTCCGGGACGTATCGAGCTTACTGGCTTCTTCACCGTTGTTCCCGCATCTGGATCGACCACCTCCAACGAATCCCCCGACTGAAGCGTAACCGCCTTCCCATCTTGGACTCGGACTTCTACGCATCCTTCGACTTGACGATTCGTTCCTGCTCGATTTCGTTGACCGTTACTTCCAGAACTTCCTGTGTCCGGATCATACACAGCACTGTCCGAGTCAAACGCTGGAATAGTTCCGTTGATGAGGTCCTCGATTGAATCATCAGATTCACGCTCTACCAATTCGTAATCATCGAACGGTGTGTCGAAACTGCTTTCGACATTTCCTGGATCAGGGATATCGATAGTAACTCCATCATACGGCCCGGAATCAGTCGGTGAAAGCGTGTCAGGGATATCAAAGGTGTCATTGTCAGGAAACATCCTAGGAGCAGAAATCGTTTCCAGTAGTTGTGACTGAAGGCCTTCGCTGGTTGGATTTGGAGTCGATTCTCGCATCTCTTGGTTGAGTAACCGGACTTGTGAGTGGAGAAGCCCCAACTCGTGCTCGTAAGCCAAGACACCGACATGTGATGCTTGGGGTGTACGGAGTAACCAACGGTGTTGGTATTTTGGTGGACCGTAGAGAAGCAAGTGGTCTGCGGGCTCGGCATTGGGAAGTGACCGGGGCGTATGAAGATGAATATGACGGCGCGCTTCCGAATGAAATCCTGCTCGTTTGATCCGTAAGTCAGCTTGGAGGGCTTGGCGGGCAGGTTCGTCCGGTAATACTATAATGAGATTCTCGTCTTCATCGACCACTTTCTGCATAGCGGTGAGGACCGCCCCTCGCTTCCATTTCTGGGAGTTCGTCTCTGTCAGTGCATCACGGAGTTCACAGAGTCCATAATGCACGTGTTCAACCGGGGTACGCCCTGCTGCAGCATCACCGCTCAACCCATCCATTATGTGCTTGACTTGGCTAATACGCCCGGACAGAGTCGTGGCTTTCCCATGCTCAGAACGGTAATTATCACTGTATTCCAAACTCGATAGCAGACGAGTGAAGCCGTTAATTGCCCGTTTTGCGACGCCTACAGCAGCGTAGAGTTGCTTCTCGTCGATGTCTTCCGCTGCATCTTCTAACTCTTCGAATGCGTCCCAGAGGTCAGCAAAGGCGTCTACAACAGGCCCATCAGTACATGCATGTATTTGGTGAGTCTGTCCGCTCGCTTTCTGTTGAATCAGCCGTCGCTCCCGTCTGGTGCAGTCTGGGATTGTCTTCTCTGATTCGTTTACGGAACCGGTAGACTTGGCGATTTCCGACTGAAGAGCGTGTGGCGTCCATGCCCAGACCGCATCGAGATCATTTTTGATGCGTTGGTAGACAGGCCCGAGGGGATCCCTGATGAAGTATACGGAGCTCGGGATCTCATTCCGGGAACGCCACTCTTGGAAGCGTTCCCAGCGATCGTCTTCGAACTTTACTGCATCATCGTAAAATACTGTACGGATATCTCCACTGATATCGTCATTTGGAATCCGAGTGCTGTAACGAGTGAATATGACACCAGGTGGGGCATCAGCACTACGGACATGTTGTGTCCGGTAACTGAGTTCCTTGTCTGCTTTTACCGTTGCAAGCGCCCATTTTGCAGTACTG
It encodes the following:
- a CDS encoding helicase-related protein, which codes for MERSFPQKDAPRFTRPPDEAYDSGDDSAYPRHQLVNRAITDQLIDRLTGRGEVAKTLYGAQPSNQYFAGALVSQYEYREAQAEDDTLQNFSDDLSPFTIGVKFRVPADIEDDATIEVTPKASGYQRRFPTLDEQRNKANDNEDADVLLEETEPDSDQDDEEVELEQIEADGYEQLTRVYEQIPFKFDSYKLTGSDIHTLLEGNSPQKIVLDLADATERAKSVQNSFRERKEGVGEGTANQVPVQALQSQKAFQNYLNEVYTSTTIDPLWQARLELNARYDSPIDSEEEYITVTARLVNTHGEDFETSTDPEYEDWRSTLFDVGVKAELDGCELGAFKSKEIEDEYQYDGTIHGVGENCAVEPVFGDTKNPGPSDAIGVRTETVPTYEQAKYLSRNPADIVAPMEVLAGANGREEVFEGLERISSTMEEAAEDYRAIKDEMTEGKSVEAEDDFEDAVAAFEYEHERFKTGIECLRKDERAYKSFKLCNKAFANLGFDRWRMFQIVFIVMSIPDMLKQASGVDEDVNIDFESEGMTDSLDAADIIYFPTGGGKTEAYLGVVTFTAFHDRLRGKGYGMTAFTKFPLRFLSLQQLQRAANVLAQAELLRREYDIGGEEFSIGYLVGKQNTPNALREEGRNKLREAQQDEEVQENLLYVDECPFCQKETVEITGDRERGRIIHQCTNDECSETELPIYITDREVYRYSPTFVVSTIDKISIIGMQRRMRTLFGQAKIRCEKHGYAGESECVVQESAILGDGHCSEEDWEEVDPVDPPSLLIQDELHLLREEFGAFDSHYETFLQAYNDRVTGGDWNMKVVAATATIEGAERQVRALYQKPSNIFPEKGPRLRQSFYAYADPIRNQRQMVGAIPRSVSRTYAIEKVHEEYARIIQEYRADTEKLFQDIQEVNDTYNIDDAAIPGDPQEREEALQAVLDDYEVQVSYHYSKDNTDLMMRVLRTMINQHLNDDTDPYTELRGELLTGETNLGDVREIMRRLLNHDEDGIDPVHMLIATSMISHGVDIGRLNFIGFFGLPRQTAEYIQSYSRVGREWPGTVFMLHNPVRVRDRSYYTRFQQYQAYQDLLVEATPLERWAEFAIQCTIPGVFCAALLQYYDFQLEDDSGTSKRVYMFDGFEEAARSGELSYDGLFEFVTDAYGIDEADVVSVNDNDPRSGVELYRKQIKEEFDRLWDACLDKENRIPDSRANDRNTDENNFIPLGVLERDDSVRTPMRNLRDIDEQLTIALDSDTSRLVKEYRK
- a CDS encoding DrmE family protein, translated to MSRSDTPLQNLNLIELPHLRLDGGNYELPATETFHTDLIQSSVELGKDIGVITPTLHSGLLDYYALAALFQDMSSLTPVFIISPNTSIRDRYENLENGMQYSTAKWALATVKADKELSYRTQHVRSADAPPGVIFTRYSTRIPNDDISGDIRTVFYDDAVKFEDDRWERFQEWRSRNEIPSSVYFIRDPLGPVYQRIKNDLDAVWAWTPHALQSEIAKSTGSVNESEKTIPDCTRRERRLIQQKASGQTHQIHACTDGPVVDAFADLWDAFEELEDAAEDIDEKQLYAAVGVAKRAINGFTRLLSSLEYSDNYRSEHGKATTLSGRISQVKHIMDGLSGDAAAGRTPVEHVHYGLCELRDALTETNSQKWKRGAVLTAMQKVVDEDENLIIVLPDEPARQALQADLRIKRAGFHSEARRHIHLHTPRSLPNAEPADHLLLYGPPKYQHRWLLRTPQASHVGVLAYEHELGLLHSQVRLLNQEMRESTPNPTSEGLQSQLLETISAPRMFPDNDTFDIPDTLSPTDSGPYDGVTIDIPDPGNVESSFDTPFDDYELVERESDDSIEDLINGTIPAFDSDSAVYDPDTGSSGSNGQRNRAGTNRQVEGCVEVRVQDGKAVTLQSGDSLEVVDPDAGTTVKKPVSSIRPGEQVVAIEDQDAIRDSVEKLLLDSGHIDLIGYARLWKNQLHTEIERRGDSLDEFIKRLEDEGVNKRRSTYRAWYSGDIHLPRSKDSLHALARAYEMEEVLEEFENVWTANHKIRRIKSGFIDLLKQRSQEALMQDDGSDPVIDEELDIRLSDLDPTDDSGRPFVKVHTVTDIQDIGTVPLNSVGRWQSAV